GGAACCGCTGTTCGGCGGCCATCAGGTAGAGGTCGTCGAAGTAGGGATCGATGCCGGTGTAGGCGGCGTTGCCGCGCTCGTCGCCGAGGTTCATGTGCACGAATGCCGCGTCCAGGTTCAGTGCCGGCATGGCGACGAGTTCCTGGTCGTCGTACGGGGATTTGACCGTCTTGAGCTCGTCGCCCCAGAACGCGCGCACGTCGCTGCCGAGCCCGGCGCGGATCGGCAGGAACGGCAACCGCTGGGCGGCCGCCTGCAGGCCGCACCGCAGCATGCCCTCGTCCATCTCGCGGGCCTCGAGCGCGCCGCTGGTCCGGGCCTTGGCAAACCACGGGTCGTAGAACGGCGGAGAGTCCAGCGACACGAAGCCGTAGTAGACGCGCTTGACCTTGCCCGCCGAGCACAACAGCCCGAGGTCGGGCCCGCCGTAGGTGACGACGGTCAGGTCGGTGACGTCGGTACGCAGCAGGGCCCGTACGAACGCCATCGGTTTGCGTCGCGAACCCCAGCCACCGATGCCGATGGTCATGCCGCTGCGGATCGAGGCGACCGCCTCGTCCAGAGTTGTTCGCTTGTCGCTCACTGCTTTCCCTTCTCCGTCCCGGCGAACGCGTCACGGTGCTCATCGGACACGCCCGCGAGGTTCAGTTCGAACGTGAAGCCCTGCTCCATGCGGTACCGCGCGTTGACGGGCTGCACGTCGATGAAGTTCAGTGCCTCCTTCGCGGCGCGGATGACCCGCGTGTCCTTGGCGGCGATGTCGCGGGCGACACGCAACGCCGCCTCGTCGAGTTCGGCGCGCGGGACCACCTCGTGCACCGAACCGAAGTGGTGCAGGGTGTCGGCGGAGACGGTGGCCGCGGTGAAGAACAGCCGTCGCATCATG
The window above is part of the Mycolicibacterium rutilum genome. Proteins encoded here:
- the ipdA gene encoding cholesterol ring-cleaving hydrolase subunit IpdA, with amino-acid sequence MSDKRTTLDEAVASIRSGMTIGIGGWGSRRKPMAFVRALLRTDVTDLTVVTYGGPDLGLLCSAGKVKRVYYGFVSLDSPPFYDPWFAKARTSGALEAREMDEGMLRCGLQAAAQRLPFLPIRAGLGSDVRAFWGDELKTVKSPYDDQELVAMPALNLDAAFVHMNLGDERGNAAYTGIDPYFDDLYLMAAEQRFLSVEKVVSTEELVKSVPPQALLINRMMVDSVVEAPGGAHFTTAEPDYRRDEKFQRHYAEAAKDDATWQEFVQTYLSGTEADYQAAVRKFGEQQ